DNA from Prosthecochloris marina:
TCGGAGATATGCAGGTTGAAAAAGACCGGGAGTTTGCGTTCTTCATTGTCAACCACCTTCCTGTCGGGCTTAAAGGCCTGTTGCTGGCGGGGGTTCTTTCAGCCGCGATGTCCACGCTCAGCTCCTCGATCAACTCCCTCGCCTCATCGACAGTCACCGACCTGCTTGGCGGTAACGCTTCACTGAACCGTTCGAGGCTGATAAGCCTTGGATGGGCAACAGTGCTTATCGGCATCGCACTGGTTTTTGATGAAAGCGACAATGCCATTATAGTGCTGGGACTCAAAATTGCCTCGTACACCTATGGAGGACTGATCGGCTTGTTTCTCCTCTCCGGCAGCAATAGACATTTTCATCCTCTCAGCCTTACCCTCGGCTTTCTTACCGGCATTTTGGCTGTTGTCATAATGGAATACATGGGAGTTGCGTGGACCTGGTACATCATGTTTTCTGCAACGGTTAACATCACTGCAACATGGACTGTCGACAAAGCCGTGAGACTGTTTACAGCTACCGACGGATTTCATGGAAAGGCAAAATAAAAGCTTTGCTTATCAGTCATTATTTCTCTAATTTCTTGGAAACATATTAATAGAGCATCCAATTTTTAACTGGAAACAAGTATGAACAAGAATTCAGGAGCTTTTGTCAACGGGGCGGAAGCATATGGAAGATTCCTTGAAGTTTTCATCGATGGTCACTGGTGGGTTGTAGGGGATGCGTTGGAAAATATCGGTAAAACCACGAAGAGACTGGGCGCGAATGCATATCCTTACCTCTATGGCAATGCCGGTTCATCAGGACTCAGAGGATCGTCCCCTGAAGTTTCTGGCTACGCAAAGCCTGAAAAATTCATCGATAAACGCTTCAAAGATTAGATTCTGCAGGATGTCATAAAGGGATTAAAGGCTGCCCAATGGGCGAACAAAGCAGTTTTCCTGTTTTTGCAAACATCCTAATAGAAATTTAGCTGAATACAACAACGCAATAAGCCACCGTCACAGGTGGCTTATTTTTGTTGCTGTTTTTTCATTCTTCCAGCCCCTTGCTTTTCATGAGCATTTCGAGTACCACTCACTCCATGATAACGTTAGAAGCAGGAGCTACATCACCTGCGGGCACGACGCTGACATTCCTGTTTCCATCCTGAAAGGATAGACACATACCCACAACATCTTTTCAACCTGTTAGAAACCTTTTGGAAAAGAGAGGAGTTTTATTCGGAGGAGTTTTATCCGCGAAGAGAGTCCCGCCAACCAACCTTTTTCACGCATGCAAGACATCATGTCATCATGGGAACGGCACTGCCTCGATGGAACCCCCATCTACGTCAGCACCACCACGTCAAACTGGTTTGTCCCCGACAAAGAAGGTGACATGACTCTGCAAGACATGCAGAAAGAAAAAGGCGTGCTTCCCACGGCAGAGCAACGGTATTTTCTATCACGGCTCCCTGAAAGCAGAACGCAGACCTACCGGGGCCGTGCTGGCATGCTGAATCTCTCGAGCATAAGGGAACTGTGGTTTCATGTCACCAATCGCTGCAACATGGCATGCACACACTGCCTGTTTTCATCTTCACCTGGCGATAAGGGAGAATTGTCGCCAGAAGACATCGCTACCCATGCCGAAGCAGCGTACAGGCTTGGCTGCAGACTTTTCGCGCTGACTGGCGGGGAACCGTTTGTTCATCCCGACATCGACAGCATCATTATAAACCTGCTTTCTCATGAAAATGCTCATGTTGTAGTACTCACCAATGGGGTTTCGATCCGCCGTCATATTGAACGCATACCATCTTCCCTGCTTGAACGTCTGCATCTTCAAATCAGTCTCGATGGAATGGAGACAAACCATGACCGCCTTCGCGGTAGAGGAGCCTTTGCACGACTTGGTGAAACTCTCGACTGGCTTAAAGAGCGATCCGTGCCGTACACGCTTTCCATGTGCGTCACCAGGCAGAATATTATGGATATGACCGATTTTGTCGAATATGCAGCAGAAGCCGGTGCTGGAAATATCCATTTCATGTGGTATTTCGTCCGTGGCAGAGGAAAAGGAGAAGGCTTCATCGACCCTGACACTATTTTTGATAACCTGAAAAAAGCCGTGCAAAAGGCGGAATCACTCGATCTACGAATAGACAACATCGAATCACTCAAAACCCGCATTTTCGCTCCTCCCGGCACCATTCACGACGGCAGTACAGCCGGCTGGGAATCAATGGCTGTAGGCCCGGACAACAAACTGTACCCTTCAGCTGCGCTTATAGGTGTTCCTGAACTTGCAACACCACTTGACAAAGGCCTGTCCGATGCCTGGCAAAAAAGCCAGATCCTTGAAAAAGTCCGCCATGCATCGATCGTCGACAAGCTTTCCCCGATGCGCTACATCCTTGGGGGAGGAGATATTGATCACAGCTATATCCATGGTAGAACCTTTTCGGGCAACGACCCTTATCTTCCACTCCATGAAAAAACCGCTCTCTGGCTTATCACCCGAATGGTTCCTGCAGGAAATACCCGGCAAAAAAAACCATCCATCCGGCTCCAGATGGGAGAAATCCTTGAAAGTTGCGGCGCTCATGGAAATATAGCGCTGGTTCACTCGAACTGCTTGCTTGCCGCGGCATCGGAAAACAGTCTCACTTCGATTCAGGAATTCTACAAGGATGCCGTAGGTGACGCAAATCCGGATATACTCAACCCTGTCGGTTATGATACCGGGCTTGTCAGCCATATCCCACCGGAGTACCGCTTCCGCGGCTACGGTTGCGGCAGTCCGGTCATCGATGCAGGAATTTCAGAAGGAGAAACCGTTGTAGACCTCGGGTGCGGGAGCGGTGTTGAATGCTTTATCGCTGCACGATTGGCTGGAAAAAAGGGGTCGGTAACAGGTATCGACATGCTGGACCCCATGCTTGATTTGGCAAAAAAAGCGCAAAAACAAGTCAGCGCCAACCTCGGTTACAACACCCTCGGATTCCGCAAAGGCTACCTCGAAGACCTTCCGATGGAAACGGCTTCTGCCGATGTCGTTCTTTCCAATTGCGTCATGAACCTTTCGGTGAACAAACGTCGTTCCTACTCGGAGATCTTCCGGATACTCCGTCCCGGAGGCAGGCTGGTTATTTCGGATGTTGTCTGTGAAACGGAGCCCGATGCCTCAATACGCAACGACGAAACCCTGCGGGGGGAGTGTATCGCCGGAGCACTGACGGAATCACATCTGATGGGACTTCTCGAGGAAACCGGTTTTGAACAGATACACCTCATAAAACGCTTCCCTTACCGGGTCGTTCGGAAACATTCTTTTTTTTCACTGACCTACAGCGCGTGTAAACCACCTGCCCCGGAAACCGTTCAAGCCATGTACCGGGGGCCGCTTCCTGAAATCCGTACTGAAAACAACACCCTCATGCCGAGAGGCAAAAAAGTAACTATCGATCGGCATCAGGCAGAAGCGCTTGGGGAAACCGTATTCGTATTCGACAATAACGGGTACGTCACCAATATAGAGGCGGAAAACTGCTGTTCATGCTATACAGCACCCGAAGAGCACAGCGGTAACGGTACAGCTGCATCATCGAACAGCACAGCAGCAATCAAACATTCCGCCGACTGTATGGTTTGCGGCTCTTCTCTCCAGTACGCCGATAAGGAAGAACAACAGGTATGCACATACTGCGGGCAGCTGTTCCAGTCTGCAGTCAGCTGCACCGAAGGACATTATGTCTGTGATGCCTGCCATGCAGAAGATGCGCTTGACGTCATCACTCACCTCTGTCTCACCTCGAAGGAAACCGATATGCTCCGCCTTTTCGAACAGATAAGATGCCACCCAGCCATTCCGGTTCACGGTCCAGAGCACCATGCAATGGTGCCGGGCATCATACTTTCGACATATCGTAATCTCGGGGGAAATATTCTCGATATGAATATCTCGAGCGGTATCAGCCGGGGTAAAACCATAGCAGGCGGATCATGCGGTTTTATGGGCATATGCGGCGCCGCTACAGGAATCGGAATCGCATTCAGCATCATGTTACAAGCCAATCCCGTAAAACCGGAACAGAGAAAAACCGTCCAACAGGTAACTGCTGCCGTGCTTGAAGAAATCGCACGGCTTGAAGCTGCACGCTGTTGTCAGCGGGACTGTTGGATTGCGATCAAAAAAGCGGCAGAACTTTCTGTGCACCTGCTGGATATACCGCTGATGGCATCCTATACGATACCCTGTAACCAGCAGCATCTCAACAATGAATGTTTCGGAAAAGCATGCCCGATCATTTCTCAACAACAAACTTTCGCCTGAAACCGCACACACCTCTTGCGGCTTCTGTCGCCTTGCTGATCATATCCTGCATCCGGCAGGTTTCAGACGGCAGGCTTGATTGGTGATGTAGATTTCCCTGGGCCTATCGACACATTCTACAGACAGGCAGAGCTTCTTTCAGGGGGGCAGTTATCGGGTCACACTGCCGCCAGCCCGCCAGCGCTGGCTTGTGGGTTTCAGCAGAACAGCCCTGCACCGGTATGAACTTGTTGCTGACTCAACGACACTTTCGAGTCTCCGACAAACTGCATCTTTCCTGCATCAACACGGCCTTGCTGATGAAATGTCCGATTTCACCTCACGTGTGCATAACCGCTTACCTTAAGAAAAGAATGCAGACAGCTTCTATCAATCTTTTCAGCTGAACCTGCGCATATTTTTCTGCTGTCTGCATTCACGATGCTAACTTGCCAACCTGTCATAATACTTCTCGAGGCTGTCCTGACGGTGCTCGTCCTCTCCCTCCATGATAACCTCGAAAGTCTTGTTCCTTGCTTTTTCGGTCCATAAGGAGACAACCAGCATTTCTGCTACGTCGGAACGGTTCATCCAGCCACTCCACAACTTATCCCCCTGCTCGACATGCAGGTCATGCATCAGGGGTTCGCCATCTCTCAACCCTCCGGGACGAACAA
Protein-coding regions in this window:
- a CDS encoding bacteriochlorophyll c-binding family protein: MNKNSGAFVNGAEAYGRFLEVFIDGHWWVVGDALENIGKTTKRLGANAYPYLYGNAGSSGLRGSSPEVSGYAKPEKFIDKRFKD
- a CDS encoding DUF5714 domain-containing protein; its protein translation is MSSWERHCLDGTPIYVSTTTSNWFVPDKEGDMTLQDMQKEKGVLPTAEQRYFLSRLPESRTQTYRGRAGMLNLSSIRELWFHVTNRCNMACTHCLFSSSPGDKGELSPEDIATHAEAAYRLGCRLFALTGGEPFVHPDIDSIIINLLSHENAHVVVLTNGVSIRRHIERIPSSLLERLHLQISLDGMETNHDRLRGRGAFARLGETLDWLKERSVPYTLSMCVTRQNIMDMTDFVEYAAEAGAGNIHFMWYFVRGRGKGEGFIDPDTIFDNLKKAVQKAESLDLRIDNIESLKTRIFAPPGTIHDGSTAGWESMAVGPDNKLYPSAALIGVPELATPLDKGLSDAWQKSQILEKVRHASIVDKLSPMRYILGGGDIDHSYIHGRTFSGNDPYLPLHEKTALWLITRMVPAGNTRQKKPSIRLQMGEILESCGAHGNIALVHSNCLLAAASENSLTSIQEFYKDAVGDANPDILNPVGYDTGLVSHIPPEYRFRGYGCGSPVIDAGISEGETVVDLGCGSGVECFIAARLAGKKGSVTGIDMLDPMLDLAKKAQKQVSANLGYNTLGFRKGYLEDLPMETASADVVLSNCVMNLSVNKRRSYSEIFRILRPGGRLVISDVVCETEPDASIRNDETLRGECIAGALTESHLMGLLEETGFEQIHLIKRFPYRVVRKHSFFSLTYSACKPPAPETVQAMYRGPLPEIRTENNTLMPRGKKVTIDRHQAEALGETVFVFDNNGYVTNIEAENCCSCYTAPEEHSGNGTAASSNSTAAIKHSADCMVCGSSLQYADKEEQQVCTYCGQLFQSAVSCTEGHYVCDACHAEDALDVITHLCLTSKETDMLRLFEQIRCHPAIPVHGPEHHAMVPGIILSTYRNLGGNILDMNISSGISRGKTIAGGSCGFMGICGAATGIGIAFSIMLQANPVKPEQRKTVQQVTAAVLEEIARLEAARCCQRDCWIAIKKAAELSVHLLDIPLMASYTIPCNQQHLNNECFGKACPIISQQQTFA